In Bacillus sp. DX3.1, the following proteins share a genomic window:
- a CDS encoding YppE family protein, whose amino-acid sequence MEYKMLIQSSEKLIHYNDETIIKKKENKEFDFYKDMKPFVNVVDQELEEWKGLAYQWIKQEKPKYIHVQQIDQVCENLQNNALQCFVNKGKGKRFYETHQAILYTLQNIVEQCK is encoded by the coding sequence GTGGAATATAAAATGTTAATACAGTCTTCGGAAAAGTTAATACATTATAATGACGAAACAATTATAAAAAAGAAAGAAAATAAAGAGTTTGATTTTTATAAAGATATGAAGCCATTTGTAAATGTTGTGGATCAGGAGTTAGAAGAGTGGAAAGGATTAGCCTATCAATGGATAAAGCAAGAAAAACCAAAATATATCCATGTGCAGCAAATTGATCAAGTTTGTGAAAACTTACAAAATAATGCGTTGCAATGTTTTGTAAATAAGGGAAAAGGGAAGCGGTTTTATGAAACGCACCAAGCGATTCTTTATACGCTTCAAAATATTGTAGAACAATGTAAGTAA
- a CDS encoding YppF family protein produces the protein MLLGDLKQAFAQKKGYDTEDMNELLDFARYHYLEGKICISEYRTLTRELETIGATKPAHTIVEA, from the coding sequence ATGTTGTTAGGGGATTTAAAACAAGCTTTTGCTCAAAAAAAGGGGTACGACACAGAAGATATGAATGAATTGCTTGATTTTGCTAGATATCATTATTTAGAAGGAAAAATCTGCATCTCAGAATATCGAACGTTAACACGTGAATTAGAAACAATCGGTGCTACTAAACCAGCACATACTATTGTAGAAGCATAA
- a CDS encoding YppG family protein yields the protein MFQQSNVYEQSNVYQQPSSYQQPNVYQYNENPSFRYNMYPFMPYYGEQMNYYQPFEVSFMNQQQQQQQQQQQQQPYMNQQQQPYMNQQQQPYMNQQQPYMNQQSMFYPPKQPVQPYPTLNKQKQQQQPSQFSSFVSQFKTSDGNYDVNKMMNTAGQMMNAMNQVTGIVKQVGGFFVK from the coding sequence ATGTTTCAGCAATCTAATGTATATGAGCAATCAAATGTATACCAGCAACCGAGCTCATATCAACAACCCAACGTATATCAGTACAATGAAAATCCATCTTTTCGTTACAATATGTATCCATTTATGCCTTACTATGGAGAACAAATGAATTATTATCAACCATTTGAAGTATCCTTTATGAATCAGCAACAGCAACAGCAACAGCAACAGCAACAGCAACAGCCTTATATGAATCAACAGCAACAGCCTTATATGAATCAACAGCAGCAGCCTTATATGAATCAGCAACAGCCTTATATGAATCAGCAATCTATGTTTTACCCACCGAAACAGCCTGTTCAACCATATCCAACGTTGAACAAACAAAAGCAACAGCAACAGCCAAGTCAGTTTTCTAGTTTTGTATCCCAATTTAAGACGTCTGATGGTAACTATGATGTGAATAAAATGATGAATACAGCAGGACAGATGATGAATGCTATGAATCAGGTTACGGGAATTGTAAAACAAGTTGGAGGCTTTTTTGTGAAGTAA
- a CDS encoding CotD family spore coat protein gives MYHCHPCFGGHKPVSPISITPPVIHPTKQCVTHTCSTTVVPHIHPTHTTHVHHQQLKNQHLFPQTTSNVNVVDSGQLGPVGGFGGGPVGGFGGGPVGGFGGGPVGGFGGGPVGGFGGGCVPCGHGPQISPYGPGPQVSPCGHGPQISPYGPGPNVSPFGPNVGPNVGGIFKK, from the coding sequence ATGTATCATTGTCATCCTTGTTTTGGAGGGCATAAGCCTGTTTCACCTATTAGTATAACACCTCCTGTAATTCATCCAACAAAACAGTGTGTAACACACACTTGTTCAACAACGGTGGTACCACATATTCACCCAACTCATACAACACATGTTCATCACCAACAGCTTAAAAATCAACATCTTTTCCCGCAAACGACTTCTAATGTGAATGTTGTAGATTCTGGACAACTAGGACCTGTTGGAGGATTCGGAGGAGGACCTGTTGGAGGATTCGGAGGAGGACCTGTTGGAGGATTCGGAGGAGGACCTGTTGGAGGATTTGGAGGAGGACCTGTTGGAGGATTCGGAGGAGGTTGTGTCCCATGTGGTCACGGTCCGCAAATATCCCCATATGGACCTGGTCCACAAGTATCCCCATGTGGTCACGGTCCACAAATATCCCCATATGGACCAGGACCTAATGTATCTCCATTCGGACCAAACGTAGGACCAAATGTCGGTGGAATATTTAAAAAGTAA
- a CDS encoding DUF1273 domain-containing protein has product MKVVAVTGYKPFELGIFTKDHPGVTCIKKAVHRRLLAFMEEGLEWVIISGQLGVELWAAEVVFEMQLEYPDLKLAVFTPFLEQEETWKEGNREYYESILAQADHVDSITKRKYESPEQFRLKNQFFIEKSDALLAVYDEEKPGSPKYIVEVAKKKVELENYHSYFILFSDLQDIIEEEQWNNEG; this is encoded by the coding sequence ATGAAAGTTGTAGCTGTAACAGGATATAAACCATTTGAGCTTGGAATTTTTACGAAAGATCATCCAGGTGTTACCTGTATAAAAAAAGCGGTACATCGTAGATTACTTGCCTTTATGGAGGAAGGATTAGAATGGGTAATTATCAGTGGCCAATTAGGTGTGGAGTTATGGGCAGCTGAAGTTGTTTTTGAGATGCAATTAGAATATCCAGATCTAAAGCTTGCAGTGTTTACCCCGTTTTTAGAACAAGAAGAAACGTGGAAGGAAGGAAATCGTGAATATTACGAGTCCATTCTAGCGCAAGCAGATCATGTTGATAGCATTACGAAAAGAAAATATGAAAGTCCAGAGCAATTTCGATTAAAAAATCAATTTTTTATTGAAAAAAGCGATGCGCTGTTAGCTGTATACGATGAAGAGAAACCAGGAAGTCCAAAATATATTGTAGAAGTAGCAAAGAAAAAAGTAGAATTAGAAAATTATCACAGTTATTTTATTCTTTTTTCGGATTTACAAGATATAATAGAAGAGGAACAGTGGAATAATGAAGGGTAG